A window of the Vigna angularis cultivar LongXiaoDou No.4 chromosome 3, ASM1680809v1, whole genome shotgun sequence genome harbors these coding sequences:
- the LOC108324862 gene encoding actin-depolymerizing factor 7 encodes MANAASGMAVLDECKLKFLELKAKRNYRFIVFKIENYEVIVEKLGSPEETYENFTACLPANECRYAVFDFDFTTNENCQKSKIFFIAWAPDTSKVREKMVYASSKDRFKRELDGIQVELQATDPSEMSFDIIKARAI; translated from the exons ATG GCCAACGCGGCATCTGGAATGGCTGTTCTTGACGAGTGTAAATTAAAGTTCCTGGAGCTAAAGGCAAAGAGGAACTACCGTTTCATTGTGTTTAAGATTGAGAACTACGAAGTGATAGTGGAGAAACTTGGAAGCCCAGAAGAAACCTATGAGAACTTCACTGCATGTCTGCCTGCCAATGAGTGCCGATACGCTGTCTTTGATTTTGATTTCACAACAAATGAAAACTGCCAGAAAAGCAAGATTTTCTTCATTGCATG GGCTCCGGATACGTCAAAGGTGAGAGAGAAGATGGTGTATGCCAGCTCCAAGGACAGATTCAAGAGGGAACTTGATGGCATTCAGGTTGAGTTGCAAGCAACGGATCCCAGTGAGATGAGCTTTGATATCATAAAAGCAAGGGCAATATAA
- the LOC108324858 gene encoding uncharacterized protein LOC108324858, whose translation MAVIDSHGNKLSESSVNAEENPQTLSSPEPGATVKREKKRKKRNEGSNVQFQAEVCPKPLVDSPFSQEGNVEAAADNASPNPKKKKKRIKNVHGDQQLQASEPSIAVCVESDDTKGEGVRQGDANGNGDLLPKPLLDTPVPIVSHQENSEGTALNPDATPKKKRKKKILQIAEETCDPSIRIGVEPHVAKDEGSREGDVNDNGGLYSKPLVDTSVPIVSHVENAEANVLNPGATLKKKRKKKILQGAEEICEHSIRKDVEPDVTEVERSREGDVNENEGLCLEPLLDKKIPIVSHEDAERTARNPSPTPKKKRMKKILLGAEEKYEPSIRIRVEHDVKKDEGSPEGDVNENECLCPKPLLDTPIPIVSHEEKAEGTAQSPIPTPKKKKKKKILQAADQICEPSIQTGLVPDVPKDEGSREDGVDENGGLGPDPLLDTKIPVVSHEENADGTAQNPSPTPKKKKKKKILQGAEEKYEPSIRIGVEPNVKKDEESPEGDVTENECLCPKSLLDTPIPILSHEEKAEGTAQSPIPIPKKKKKKTILQAADQTCEPSIQIGLVPDVAKDKGSREVDINETGGLCPEPSLDSKIPFVSHEEIAEGTARNPSPTLKRKRKKKTLQGVEEKCEPSIQIGVETDVKKDEGSREGDVKENECLSPKPLLDTPIPIVSHDEKAEGTAESPIPTPKKKKKKTILQAADQTCESSIQIGLVPDVAKDKGSPEVDINETGGLCPKPLLDSKIPFVSHEEIAEGTARNPSPTPKRKRKKKILQGVEEKCEPSIQIGVETDVKKDEGSREGDVKENECLSPKPLLDTPIPIVSHEEKAEGTAQSPIPTPKKKKKKTILQAADQICEPSIQIDLEPNVAKDEVSREGDLNENGGLCPEPLLDTKIPIVSHEENAEGTARNSSPTPKRKRKKKIFQGAEEKYEPSIQIGVEPDANKDEGSPEGDVNENEGLCPKPLLDTPIPIVSHEEKPEGTAQSPIPTPKKKKKKKILQVGDQIYEPPIQIGLVPDFAKDEGSREDGVNENEGLCPKPLLDTPIPIVSHEEKPEGTAQSPIPTPKKKKKKKILQVGDQIYEPPIQIGLVPDFAMDEGSREDGVNENGGLGPDPILDTKIPVVSHEENAEGTARNPSPTPKRKKKILQGAEEKCEPSTRIGVEPDVKKDEGSREGDVNENEGLYPKPLLDILIPIVSHEEQAEGMAQSPIPTPKKKRKKKILQDADQICDPSIQIGLEPDVAKDVGSREGDVDENGVLCSLLDTPIPIVSLTENVEATTQIPSPTCMNRSWPSGEQICDPSIQIGVEPDVTNEEGWGRADAVVNGGLCPKTIDGPLPVVPPKEDAIAIAQNPSPNPKKEKKESLHGAQQICDPSILIDVESRVPNAEGGHQGSERAETSTQNPNPTPKRKKGKNVQGEQQQLQICDHSISIGVESDVKKEGAKQVKAHEVGVSGISEEHPVPDSTAPEDTDPKKDSVRKKKKALKSQGAEAESEPEPKESNSTENPQQCTLDLKLKSKVKKGPGANAENSGVCSKPEVAPQLDTAATTALEKAELIEVNMEHSEASSKPELQPSIDMATQMKVQKTKRTREEKKKETNPSESHVQHPQPQTCSNHAPAVRGIIEECPGPEGAESSDGKPPETPVQGFLYPAVALSIDPKIPDQASRKDTATPIDQDQKVSKKNKKSNHVAAPSIEPTIQTGQDPPVDPATPVDPEQMTKKKSKKSNSALKNKGLESEKRNADLNAETAVQKIERPTAKKSMGRHNAEPAAKSPVRRTEHLKVTESPSKRHGDSSLSCEACQQLGHRLDQCKRLRCLSKKEEVCFFCGKIGHSLGKCGVSQAGGRFAKCLLCHEHGHFGYNCPQSENGKKRKELVANGASSGSEIRSAKCSLCHKRGHRSSNCPQNRHDPKVLAVNGAVSRSR comes from the exons ATGGCTGTAATCGATAGCCATGGCAACAAGTTGAGCGAGTCCTCCGTTAATGCGGAGGAAAATCCTCAAACACTATCTTCTCCGGAACCTGGCGCCACTGTGAAGagggagaaaaagagaaagaaaagaaacgaGGGATCAAACGTACAGTTTCAGGCTGAGGTATGCCCGAAACCCTTAGTAGACTCAccattttctcaagagggaaaTGTTGAAGCCGCTGCAGATAATGCTAGCCCAAAccccaagaagaagaagaagaggattAAGAATGTGCATGGTGATCAACAACTTCAGGCATCTGAGCCTTCAATTGCGGTTTGTGTGGAATCCGATGATACAAAGGGAGAAGGAGTTCGACAAGGTGATGCTAATGGTAACGGAGATTTGCTCCCTAAACCCTTATTAGATACACCAGTCCCAATTGTTTCCCATCAGGAAAATTCTGAAGGAACTGCATTGAATCCTGACGCAACCccaaaaaagaagagaaagaagaaaattttgcaaattGCAGAGGAAACATGTGACCCTTCAATCCGGATAGGTGTGGAACCTCATGTTGCAAAGGATGAAGGATCACGAGAAGGTGATGTTAATGATAATGGGGGTTTGTACTCTAAACCCTTGGTAGATACATCAGTTCCAATTGTTTCCCATGTGGAAAATGCCGAAGCAAATGTACTTAACCCTGGCGCAACCctaaagaagaagaggaagaagaagattttGCAAGGTGCAGAGGAAATATGTGAGCATTCAATCCGGAAAGATGTGGAACCTGATGTTACGGAGGTTGAAAGATCACGAGAAGGTGATGTTAATGAGAATGAGGGTTTGTGCCTTGAACCCTTACTGGATAAAAAAATCCCAATTGTTTCCCATGAAGATGCTGAGAGAACTGCACGGAACCCTAGCCCAACCCCcaagaagaagaggatgaagaagatTTTGCTAGGAGCCGAGGAAAAATACGAGCCTTCAATTCGGATACGTGTGGAACATGATGTTAAAAAGGATGAAGGATCACCGGAAGGTGATGTTAATGAGAATGAATGTTTGTGCCCTAAACCCTTATTGGATACACCAATCCCAATTGTTTCCCATGAGGAAAAGGCCGAAGGAACTGCACAGAGCCCTATCCCAACCcctaagaagaagaaaaagaaaaagattttgcAAGCTGCAGATCAAATATGTGAACCTTCAATCCAGACAGGTTTGGTGCCTGATGTTCCGAAGGATGAAGGATCTCGGGAAGATGGGGTTGATGAGAATGGGGGTTTGGGCCCTGATCCCTTACTGGATACAAAAATCCCAGTTGTATCCCATGAGGAGAATGCTGATGGAACCGCACAGAACCCTAGCCCAACccccaagaagaagaagaagaagaagattttgCAAGGTGCCGAGGAAAAATATGAGCCTTCAATTCGGATAGGTGTGGAACCTAATGTTAAAAAGGATGAAGAATCACCGGAAGGTGATGTTACTGAGAATGAATGTTTGTGCCCTAAATCCTTATTGGATACACCAATCCCAATTCTTTCCCATGAGGAAAAGGCCGAAGGAACTGCACAGAGCCCTATCCCAATCcctaagaagaagaaaaagaaaacgatTTTGCAAGCTGCAGATCAAACATGTGAACCTTCAATCCAGATAGGTTTGGTGCCTGATGTTGCGAAGGATAAAGGATCACGAGAAGTTGATATTAATGAGACTGGTGGTTTGTGCCCGGAGCCCTCACTGGATTCAAAAATTCCATTTGTTTCCCATGAGGAGATTGCTGAGGGAACTGCACGGAACCCTAGCCCAACCCtcaagaggaagaggaagaagaagacttTGCAAGGTGTCGAGGAAAAATGTGAGCCTTCAATCCAGATAGGTGTGGAAACTGATGTTAAGAAGGATGAAGGATCACGGGAAGGTGATGTTAAAGAGAATGAGTGTTTGAGCCCTAAACCCTTATTGGATACACCAATCCCAATTGTTTCACATGATGAAAAGGCCGAAGGAACTGCAGAGAGCCCTATCCCAACCcctaagaagaagaaaaagaaaacgatTTTGCAAGCTGCAGATCAAACATGTGAATCTTCAATCCAGATAGGTTTGGTGCCTGATGTTGCGAAGGATAAAGGATCACCAGAAGTTGATATTAATGAGACGGGTGGTTTGTGCCCGAAGCCCTTACTGGATTCAAAAATTCCATTTGTTTCCCATGAGGAGATTGCTGAGGGAACTGCACGGAACCCTAGCCCAACCCccaagaggaagaggaagaagaagattttGCAAGGTGTCGAGGAAAAATGTGAGCCTTCAATCCAGATAGGTGTGGAAACTGATGTTAAGAAGGATGAAGGATCACGGGAAGGTGATGTTAAAGAGAATGAGTGTTTGAGCCCTAAACCCTTATTGGATACACCAATCCCAATTGTTTCACATGAGGAAAAGGCCGAAGGAACTGCACAGAGCCCTATCCCAACCcctaagaagaagaaaaagaaaacgatTTTGCAAGCTGCAGATCAAATATGTGAACCTTCAATCCAGATAGATTTGGAACCTAATGTTGCGAAGGATGAAGTATCACGTGAAGGTGATCTTAATGAGAATGGGGGTTTGTGCCCTGAACCCTTACTGGACACAAAAATTCCAATTGTTTCCCATGAAGAGAATGCTGAGGGAACTGCACGGAACTCTAGCCCAACCCccaagaggaagaggaagaagaagattttTCAAGGTGCAGAGGAAAAATATGAGCCTTCAATCCAGATAGGTGTGGAACCTGATGCTAACAAGGATGAAGGATCACCGGAAGGTGATGTTAATGAGAATGAGGGTTTGTGCCCTAAACCCTTATTGGATACACCAATCCCAATTGTTTCCCATGAGGAAAAGCCCGAAGGAACTGCACAGAGCCCCATCCCAACTcctaagaagaagaaaaagaaaaagattttgcAAGTTGGAGATCAAATATATGAACCTCCAATCCAGATAGGTTTGGTGCCTGATTTTGCAAAGGATGAAGGATCACGAGAAGATGGTGTTAATGAGAATGAGGGTTTGTGCCCTAAACCCTTATTGGATACACCAATCCCAATTGTTTCCCATGAGGAAAAGCCCGAAGGAACTGCACAGAGCCCCATCCCAACTcctaagaagaagaaaaagaaaaagattttgcAAGTTGGAGATCAAATATATGAACCTCCAATCCAGATAGGTTTGGTGCCTGATTTTGCAATGGATGAAGGATCACGAGAAGATGGTGTTAATGAGAATGGGGGTTTGGGCCCTGATCCCATACTGGATACAAAAATCCCAGTTGTATCCCATGAGGAGAATGCTGAGGGAACTGCACGGAACCCTAGCCCAACccccaagaggaagaagaagattttGCAAGGTGCCGAGGAAAAATGTGAACCTTCAACCCGGATAGGTGTAGAACCTGATGTTAAGAAGGATGAAGGATCACGGGAAGGTGATGTTAATGAGAATGAGGGTTTGTACCCTAAACCCTTACTGGATATACTAATCCCAATTGTTTCCCATGAGGAACAGGCCGAAGGAATGGCTCAGAGCCCTATCCCAACCcccaagaagaagaggaagaaaaagattttGCAAGATGCAGATCAAATATGTGACCCTTCAATCCAGATAGGTTTGGAACCTGATGTTGCTAAAGATGTAGGATCACGAGAAGGTGATGTTGATGAGAATGGTGTTTTGTGCTCCTTATTGGATACACCAATCCCAATCGTTTCCCTTACTGAAAATGTTGAAGCAACCACACAGATCCCTAGCCCAACCTGCATGAACAGGAGTTGGCCAAGTGGTGAACAAATATGTGACCCTTCAATCCAGATAGGTGTGGAACCTGATGTTACAAACGAAGAAGGATGGGGAAGAGCTGATGCTGTTGTGAATGGGGGTTTGTGCCCCAAAACAATAGACGGACCACTCCCAGTTGTTCCCCCCAAGGAAGATGCTATAGCAATTGCACAGAACCCTAGTCCAAATCccaagaaggagaagaaggagagtTTGCATGGTGCACAGCAAATATGTGATCCTTCCATCCTGATAGATGTGGAATCTCGTGTGCCAAATGCAGAAGGAGGACATCAAGGTTCTGAAAGAGCTGAGACAAGTACACAGAACCCTAACCCAACTCCCAAGAGAAAGAAGGGGAAGAATGTGCAAGGTGAACAGCAACAACTTCAGATTTGTGACCACTCAATCTCGATAGGTGTGGAATCTGATGTTAAGAAGGAAGGAGCAAAACAAGTTAAAGCTCATGAAGTTGGGGTATCAGGAATAAGTGAAGAACACCCTGTACCTGATTCCACAGCCCCAGAAGACACGGACCCGAAAAAGGATTCTgtgaggaaaaaaaagaaagcccTTAAGTCTCAAGGGGCTGAAGCTGAATCAGAACCAGAACCAAAGGAGTCCAATAGCACAGAGAACCCTCAACAGTGCACCCTGGACCTGAAACTGAAAAGTAAGGTGAAGAAAGGGCCAGGAGCCAACGCTGAGAACTCTGGAGTGTGTTCTAAACCTGAAGTTGCACCCCAATTAGACACAGCAGCCACTACGGCCTTAGAAAAGGCAGAGCTAATTGAAGTTAACATGGAGCATTCTGAAGCGAGTTCTAAACCTGAATTACAGCCCTCAATAGACATGGCAACTCAAATGAAGGtccaaaagacaaaaagaacgagggaagaaaagaaaaaagagacaAATCCGAGCGAATCACATGTACAACATCCTCAACCTCAAACTTGTTCTAACCATGCACCTGCAGTTCGAGGAATAATTGAAGAATGCCCTGGACCTGAAGGGGCAGAATCCAGTGATGGCAAGCCACCTGAAACGCCAGTCCAGGGATTTTTATATCCTGCAGTAGCACTATCAATAGACCCTAAAATCCCAGACCAAGCTTCCCGAAAAGACACAGCAACCCCAATAGACCAAGATCAGAAGGTGagtaagaaaaataagaagagtAATCATGTAGCTGCCCCCTCAATAGAGCCAACAATTCAAACAGGTCAAGATCCCCCAGTAGACCCTGCAACCCCAGTAGACCCAGAACagatgacgaagaagaagagTAAGAAAAGTAACAGTGCACTAAAAAACAAAGGGTTAGAATCTGAGAAACGCAATGCTGATCTAAATGCAGAAACCGCAGTTCAGAAAATAGAAAGACCCACAGCCAAAAAATCTATG GGCAGACACAATGCAGAACCAGCTGCTAAAAGCCCGGTTCGTAGAACTGAACATCTCAAAGTCACTGAATCTCCCTCTAAACGACATGGTGATAGTTCCTTG AGTTGCGAGGCATGCCAACAGCTTGGTCACAGATTAGATCAATGCAAGAGGTTGAGATGTCTTTCCAAGAAAGAAGAAGTCTGCTTCTTTTGTGGTAAAATTGGTCATTCACTTGGAAAATGTGGTGTCTCTCAAGCCG GGGGAAGGTTTGCGAAGTGCTTACTCTGTCATGAACATGGACACTTCGGCTATAACTGCCCTCAAAGTGAAAATGGAAAAAAGCGTAAG GAGCTTGTAGCAAATGGGGCTTCCAGTGGAA GTGAAATAAGGTCTGCTAAGTGCTCACTCTGTCATAAACGTGGGCACCGCAGCAGTAACTGCCCCCAAAATCGTCATGATCCAAAG GTGCTTGCAGTCAATGGGGCCGTCAGCAGAA GTCGTTAA
- the LOC108324861 gene encoding uncharacterized protein C683.02c: MVNQRQRLARKRFKAEHPELFPKVEPTPPKDPNKKKKKSSAFKRKRAESKSGSGKRHPLRVPGMKPGDSCFICMAKDHIAKLCPQKTEWEKNKICLRCRRRGHRAKNCPEVQDAAKDVKHCYNCGETGHSLSLCPYPLEEGGTKFAECFVCNQQGHLSRNCPQNTHGIYPKGGCCKICGGVTHLAKDCPDKRWQGSVAANGPGGRSKRIEESPRGQVTKFISGDDIEDDFMIDDVRSGDNNKSANSNDVNVTAKKKDPKVVIFN, translated from the exons ATGGTTAACCAGAGGCAGCGATTGGCTCGCAAGCGATTCAAAGCAGAGCACCCTGAACTGTTTCCGAAGGTCGAGCCCACACCCCCCAAAGACCctaacaagaagaagaagaagagtagCGCGTTCAAGCGCAAACGGGCCGAGTCAAAATCCGGCTCCGGCAAAAGGCATCCTCTTAGAGTCCCCGGGATGAAGCCCGGCGATAGTTGCTTCATCTGCATGGCCAAAGACCACATCGCCAAGCTCTGCCCCCAAAAGACCGAATGGGAAAAAAACAAG ATATGTTTGCGGTGTCGTCGACGCGGTCATAGAGCTAAGAACTGCCCCGAGGTACAAGATGCCGCCAAGGATGTCAAACATTGCTATAACTGTGGGGAAACTGGCCACTCTCTCTCGCTCTGTCCGTACCCTCTCGAGGAAG GAGGGACAAAGTTTGCCGAGTGCTTTGTCTGTAATCAGCAGGGACACTTGAGTAGAAACTGTCCACAAAATACTCATGGCATTTATCCAAAG gGTGGTTGCTGTAAAATTTGTGGTGGTGTGACACATTTGGCAAAAGATTGTCCTGACAAAAGATGGCAAGGATCTGTTGCTGCTAATGGCCCTGGTGGTAGAT CAAAGAGAATTGAAGAGAGTCCCAGGGGCCAGGTTACCAAATTTATTAGCGGTGATGATATTGAGGATGACTTCATGATAGATGACGTACGCAGTGGCGATAATAACAAGTCAGCAAATTCAAACGATGTCAATGTAACAGCAAAGAAGAAAGATCCTAAAGTTGTGATCTTTAACTAA
- the LOC108324860 gene encoding tubulin beta-1 chain has translation MREILHIQGGQCGNQIGAKFWEVVCAEHGIDSTGRYQGNNELQLERVNVYYNEASCGRFVPRAVLMDLEPGTMDSVRSGPYGQIFRPDNFVFGQSGAGNNWAKGHYTEGAELIDSVLDVVRKEAENCDCLQGFQVCHSLGGGTGSGMGTLLISKIREEYPDRMMLTFSVFPSPKVSDTVVEPYNATLSVHQLVENADECMVLDNEALYDICFRTLKLTTPSFGDLNHLISATMSGVTCCLRFPGQLNSDLRKLAVNLIPFPRLHFFMVGFAPLTSRGSQQYRALTVPELTQQMWDAKNMMCAADPRHGRYLTASAMFRGKMSTKEVDEQMINVQNKNSSYFVEWIPNNVKSTVCDIPPTGLKMASTFIGNSTSIQEMFRRVSEQFTAMFRRKAFLHWYTGEGMDEMEFTEAESNMNDLVSEYQQYQDATADDDGYEYEDEEDVQEDEES, from the exons ATGCGTGAGATTCTTCATATCCAGGGTGGGCAATGCGGGAACCAGATCGGAGCGAAGTTCTGGGAGGTGGTGTGCGCGGAGCACGGGATTGATTCGACGGGAAGGTACCAGGGGAACAATGAGTTGCAACTGGAGCGAGTGAATGTGTACTACAATGAGGCGAGTTGCGGGAGATTTGTCCCTAGGGCGGTGCTCATGGATCTGGAGCCAGGGACCATGGACAGCGTCAGATCTGGACCATACGGCCAGATTTTCCGCCCGGATAACTTCGTCTTCGGACAGTCCGGCGCCGGAAACAACTGGGCCAAGGGTCACTATACTGAGGGGGCTGAGTTAATTGACTCCGTTCTTGATGTTGTTAGGAAGGAGGCGGAAAACTGTGACTGCCTTCAAG GATTTCAGGTCTGCCACTCTCTCGGTGGTGGAACTGGTTCTGGAATGGGAACACTTTTGATCTCGAAGATCAGGGAAGAGTACCCTGATCGAATGATGCTCACATTTTCCGTGTTCCCATCCCCTAAGGTTTCTGACACTGTTGTTGAGCCATACAATGCAACTCTATCAGTACACCAACTCGTTGAGAATGCAGACGAATGCATGGTTTTGGACAACGAAGCTCTCTATGACATCTGCTTCCGTACCCTTAAGCTCACCACTCCAAGCT TTGGAGATCTGAATCACCTAATTTCTGCCACCATGAGTGGTGTAACGTGTTGTCTTCGATTCCCTGGTCAACTCAACTCAGATCTTCGCAAACTCGCCGTGAATCTCATTCCCTTTCCTCGTCTGCACTTCTTCATGGTAGGGTTTGCCCCTCTCACTTCCCGTGGATCCCAACAGTACAGGGCTCTCACCGTACCCGAATTGACCCAACAAATGTGGGATGCCAAGAACATGATGTGTGCAGCTGATCCTCGCCATGGTCGTTACTTGACAGCTTCTGCAATGTTCCGTGGTAAGATGAGCACCAAGGAGGTCGACGAGCAAATGATTAATGTCCAGAACAAGAACTCATCCTACTTTGTGGAATGGATCCCCAACAATGTGAAGTCCACTGTTTGTGATATCCCCCCAACTGGGCTCAAGATGGCATCAACCTTTATTGGGAATTCTACATCTATCCAGGAAATGTTCAGGAGGGTGAGTGAGCAATTCACGGCTATGTTCCGCAGAAAGGCTTTCTTGCACTGGTACACCGGCGAGGGTATGGATGAAATGGAGTTTACTGAGGCTGAGAGCAACATGAATGACCTTGTCTCGGAGTACCAGCAGTACCAAGATGCAACTGCGGATGATGATGGTTATGAATATGAAGACGAAGAGGATGTTCAGGAAGACGAGGAATCTTGA